From one Rhodovulum sp. ES.010 genomic stretch:
- the tuf gene encoding elongation factor Tu, producing the protein MAKEKFERTKPHVNIGTIGHVDHGKTTLTAAITKYFGDFRAYDQIDGAPEEKARGITISTAHVEYETENRHYAHVDCPGHADYVKNMITGAAQMDGAILVVNAADGPMPQTREHILLARQVGVPALVVFLNKVDQVDDEELLELVEMEVRELLSSYDFPGDDIPIVAGSALAAMEGNNPEIGEEKIRELMAAVDDFIPTPERPVDQPFLMPIEDVFSISGRGTVVTGRVERGVINVGDEIEIVGLKETRKTTCTGVEMFRKLLDRGEAGDNIGALLRGIDRDEVERGQVLCKPGSVTPHTKFEAEAYILTKEEGGRHTPFFANYRPQFYFRTTDVTGTVELAEGTEMVMPGDNVSFKVELIAPIAMEEKLRFAIREGGRTVGAGVVSKIIE; encoded by the coding sequence CACGGCAAGACGACGCTGACGGCGGCGATCACGAAGTATTTCGGTGATTTCCGGGCCTATGACCAGATCGACGGGGCGCCGGAGGAGAAGGCGCGGGGGATCACGATCTCGACGGCGCACGTGGAATACGAGACCGAGAACCGGCATTACGCGCACGTGGACTGCCCCGGCCACGCCGACTACGTGAAGAACATGATCACGGGCGCGGCGCAGATGGACGGCGCGATCCTTGTGGTGAACGCGGCCGACGGCCCGATGCCGCAGACCCGCGAGCACATTCTGCTGGCCCGCCAGGTTGGGGTGCCCGCGCTGGTGGTATTTCTCAACAAGGTCGACCAGGTGGACGACGAGGAACTGCTGGAGCTGGTCGAGATGGAGGTGCGCGAGCTTCTGTCGAGCTACGACTTCCCCGGCGACGACATCCCGATCGTGGCGGGCTCGGCGCTGGCGGCGATGGAGGGCAACAACCCCGAGATCGGCGAGGAGAAGATCCGCGAGCTGATGGCGGCCGTGGACGACTTCATCCCGACGCCGGAACGTCCCGTTGACCAGCCGTTCCTGATGCCGATCGAGGACGTGTTCTCGATTTCGGGCCGCGGCACGGTGGTGACCGGCCGGGTGGAGCGCGGCGTGATCAACGTTGGCGACGAGATCGAGATCGTTGGGCTGAAGGAGACCAGGAAGACGACCTGCACGGGCGTCGAGATGTTCCGCAAGCTGCTGGACCGCGGCGAGGCGGGCGACAACATCGGCGCGCTCTTGCGCGGCATCGACCGCGACGAGGTGGAGCGCGGGCAGGTGCTGTGCAAGCCGGGTTCGGTGACGCCGCACACCAAGTTCGAGGCCGAGGCCTACATCCTGACCAAGGAAGAGGGCGGCCGCCACACGCCGTTCTTCGCCAACTACCGCCCGCAGTTCTACTTCCGCACGACGGACGTGACCGGGACGGTGGAACTGGCCGAAGGCACCGAGATGGTGATGCCGGGCGACAACGTGTCGTTCAAGGTGGAACTGATCGCGCCGATCGCGATGGAGGAGAAGCTCCGCTTCGCCATCCGCGAAGGCGGCCGCACCGTCGGCGCAGGCGTCGTCTCCAAAATCATCGAGTAA